The DNA sequence GTATCGTCGCGGTCAGGTTGCTCGGTTGGGGGATGGCTGATGACTTGCTGAAACCGGGGGATATAAGTGCGGAAGAGGAAGGAACGGAACAAGGTAAAAAATGAGCAAGGAAAAGATAAGAGCACTCGCCTTCAGGTTTCGTGGTGGGGTTTGGACCTTGTTCTTTCTCTTGGTCCTTTTTTTTATCCCGCACCGCACGCCGGCACCCATAACGGGAGTGATCGCCGTCGCGCTGGGACAGGGGATCCGGTTCTGGGCGGCGGGATCAATAGGGCAATATCGGGGCGAAATTGTCGGCGCCGCGGGGCTCGTCACCTGGGGCCCCTACTCCCTCGCCAGGAATCCACTTTACCTGGGCAATGCCCTGATCGGGCTGGGATGGTGCCCCCTTACGGGAAATCCTGCGGCGTTCCTTCTTTTTTTTGCCGTTTTCATAGCCCTTTACGTTGTGTTGGTGATACCCTACGAGGAGAGCTACCTCGGGAAGCGTTTCCCCGATGGTTTCACCCGTTACTCCGAAAGGGTGGGAAGGTTTCTCCCCTTAAGGAAACCTACCCTGGCCGATCTAAGCGGTCCCTTCAACTGGGCCGTTCTCTGGAAAAGCGAACGGCACTCCCTATGGGTTACCCTCATTGGTACCGTGCTGCTATTTTCGCGGCGGTGGTGGTGAACCCGCCCCCCCGTTTCCCATCAACAAAAGGCCTCTATAAAAAACCTATCGGTCCTTGCCCCAGGATCCGTTAAAATCTTGTGATTTGTTCGCCGTAGAGATTTTGCCACAAATTATTATAGATTTCCCCCTTGGGGACGATCTTGTTTGCAAAACCCTCGGCGATCGCGGCCTGGCCGACCGCCTCGGCGACCCTCGGCGCCGTCTCGTCGCAGAAAATGTCCGGTATAATCTTTCCCGGTCCCAGCCTGCGCCTGTCCACCACATCAGCCAGGGCCCTGGCTGCCGCCAGCAGCATGTCGTGGTTGAGCACCGTTGCCCTGACATCGAGCAGTCCTCGCATTATCCCCGGTGTGGAGAGGGAGTTGGGCATGGCGTTTTGATATCCTGGACCCCCCGTGGCGACGATAGCGGCCCCCGCTGCGATCGCCTCTTCCGGAAGGATTTCGGGGTCCGGAAGGGCCATGGCCAATACCACCGCTTCACCGGACATCCGACGTATGAACTCCGGGGGGAGTACGCCTCCCTTGGAGAGGCCGACGAAAATGTTAGCCCCCTCCATGGCCTTGTCGAGCCCGCCGGAAACCTTTTCCGGGTTTGTCCTTTCCGCTACCTCTTTTTGGATATGATTCATCCTGGGATTGTCCTCGGCGAGGATCCCCGCGCTGTTCAGCACCACCAGGTCCTCCGCTCCGGCCCTGAGCAGCAGCTCCGCCGTGGCCAGTCCCGCGGAGCCGGCGCCGTTTATCACGATCTTCATATCCCGGAGTTTCCTGCCCTGGACCTCGAGGGCGTTGTAAATGCCCGCCAGCACAATGACCGCCGTGCCGTGCTGGTCGTCACAAAGGACGGGAATGTTCACCCTGGTCCTCAACTCGCGGACAATGGAAAATGCCTTGGGGCTCGATATGTCCTCGATGTTGATCCCGCCGAGGGTTGGGGCCAGGAGGGAGCAGAAATGGAGGATATCCTCCGAGTCCTGGGAGTCCACGCACAGGGGGTAAGCGTTTACGTCGCCGAAAAGCTTGAAGAGCAGGCATTTCCCCTCGATGACCGGAAGGGCCGCGTAGGGTCCCACGTTTCCAAGACCTAGGACCGCGCTTCCGTCGGTAATGACGGCGATCCGATTGCCCCTGCCGGTGTACTCAAAGCTCATGCCTTCGTCCTGCTGTATGGCGAGAGCGGGCGGTACGCTCCCGGGAATATACGCCAGGGCCATCTCTTCCTCGTTATGAATGTTGATGGTGGGATAGATCTTGATCTTGCCCTTGGCTTTCCTGTGCAGTTCGATCGCTCTTGTCCTGTCAATCGGCATTGGTTCCCCTCCCTGACTTTGGTGATCCTCGGCCGTCAAGCCTTGAAAAAGGGAAGCATGGCTTTGAACTGCTCCGTGCCTGCCCGTCGAATCACCTGGTAGGCCAAA is a window from the Thermovirga sp. genome containing:
- a CDS encoding isoprenylcysteine carboxylmethyltransferase family protein, giving the protein MSKEKIRALAFRFRGGVWTLFFLLVLFFIPHRTPAPITGVIAVALGQGIRFWAAGSIGQYRGEIVGAAGLVTWGPYSLARNPLYLGNALIGLGWCPLTGNPAAFLLFFAVFIALYVVLVIPYEESYLGKRFPDGFTRYSERVGRFLPLRKPTLADLSGPFNWAVLWKSERHSLWVTLIGTVLLFSRRWW
- a CDS encoding NADP-dependent malic enzyme, translating into MPIDRTRAIELHRKAKGKIKIYPTINIHNEEEMALAYIPGSVPPALAIQQDEGMSFEYTGRGNRIAVITDGSAVLGLGNVGPYAALPVIEGKCLLFKLFGDVNAYPLCVDSQDSEDILHFCSLLAPTLGGINIEDISSPKAFSIVRELRTRVNIPVLCDDQHGTAVIVLAGIYNALEVQGRKLRDMKIVINGAGSAGLATAELLLRAGAEDLVVLNSAGILAEDNPRMNHIQKEVAERTNPEKVSGGLDKAMEGANIFVGLSKGGVLPPEFIRRMSGEAVVLAMALPDPEILPEEAIAAGAAIVATGGPGYQNAMPNSLSTPGIMRGLLDVRATVLNHDMLLAAARALADVVDRRRLGPGKIIPDIFCDETAPRVAEAVGQAAIAEGFANKIVPKGEIYNNLWQNLYGEQITRF